One window from the genome of Bacilli bacterium encodes:
- the deoC gene encoding deoxyribose-phosphate aldolase, whose amino-acid sequence MNYNKMIDHTLLKPDATPDKIVKLCGEAKEYGFASVCVNGCYVRLAAQELKDSGIDVCTVVGFPLGAMASEAKLKETEIALKDGATEVDMVINIGRLIAQDNQYVENEIRSLKKACGNKVLKVIIETCLLTDEQKVRACQLAVAAGADFVKTSTGFSTGGANVHDIALMRKTVGPNIGVKASGGIHTHEQMVALVEAGATRIGASSGPQII is encoded by the coding sequence ATGAATTACAACAAAATGATTGACCATACTTTGCTGAAACCGGATGCGACCCCAGATAAGATTGTTAAACTTTGCGGTGAGGCTAAAGAATACGGATTTGCGAGTGTGTGCGTCAATGGGTGCTATGTGCGCCTGGCCGCTCAGGAGTTAAAAGACTCGGGCATCGATGTTTGTACCGTAGTTGGCTTTCCTTTGGGAGCGATGGCAAGTGAAGCCAAACTTAAAGAGACGGAAATCGCTTTGAAAGACGGAGCAACCGAAGTCGATATGGTCATTAATATCGGGCGATTGATAGCTCAAGACAATCAATATGTCGAAAACGAGATTCGTTCGCTGAAAAAAGCTTGTGGAAACAAAGTTTTAAAAGTTATCATTGAGACCTGTTTATTAACCGACGAACAAAAGGTTCGGGCTTGCCAGCTTGCGGTGGCGGCCGGAGCCGATTTTGTGAAAACCTCAACTGGTTTTTCCACAGGTGGAGCCAATGTGCATGATATTGCTCTGATGCGCAAAACGGTCGGACCCAATATCGGCGTAAAAGCCAGCGGCGGCATTCATACGCATGAACAAATGGTAGCTTTAGTTGAGGCGGGAGCCACGCGTATCGGCGCAAGTAGCGGTCCGCAAATTATTTAA
- the recO gene encoding DNA repair protein RecO has product MEDKVIILRLTQYKESDAIVTAISSNGYVSFSARGIMKINAHNGALIQPFNEVVVDLTEGKAGNVLKTASTIFTADASLNHLEKMSALFLLGEITLAIIKEEEDAKKIFPFLEKAIHNIEKFDELSLVMLYLATAIKVAGFGPEVDQCVICGSKRKIVGFSFEEGGFICQNCAYESQIEQRSTHLLNMYRYAFKISPDDICRVSFEAKDNLLILSELNQYLSDSLGIKLKKYNDFISILRV; this is encoded by the coding sequence ATGGAAGATAAAGTCATTATTCTTCGTTTGACACAATATAAAGAATCCGATGCGATTGTAACGGCAATTAGTTCCAATGGTTATGTATCATTTTCGGCCCGGGGAATAATGAAAATCAACGCTCATAACGGAGCTCTTATTCAACCCTTCAATGAGGTAGTGGTCGATTTGACCGAAGGTAAGGCCGGGAATGTTTTAAAGACAGCAAGCACGATTTTTACAGCTGATGCCAGCTTAAATCATCTAGAAAAAATGAGCGCGCTTTTTTTGCTGGGAGAAATTACCTTAGCAATCATTAAAGAGGAGGAAGATGCGAAAAAAATTTTTCCCTTTCTTGAAAAAGCCATTCATAATATTGAAAAGTTCGATGAGTTATCTTTAGTCATGCTCTACTTGGCGACTGCAATCAAAGTGGCGGGTTTTGGTCCGGAAGTCGACCAATGCGTCATCTGTGGATCAAAGCGTAAAATAGTTGGTTTTTCGTTTGAAGAAGGGGGCTTTATTTGTCAAAATTGCGCCTATGAATCACAGATAGAGCAACGAAGCACACATCTTTTAAACATGTATCGTTACGCTTTTAAAATAAGTCCTGATGACATATGCCGAGTATCCTTTGAAGCGAAAGATAATCTTTTGATTCTAAGCGAACTGAATCAGTATTTAAGCGATTCGCTTGGCATCAAGTTAAAAAAATACAACGATTTTATTTCAATTTTGAGAGTTTGA
- the dnaJ gene encoding molecular chaperone DnaJ, with the protein MAEKRDYYEVLGVSKTASADEIRQAYRKLAKKYHPDVNKEAGAEEKFKEVQEAYDVLKDDQKRAAYDRFGHAAFDQTAGQNPFNGGFGGGFSGGFQDVDLGDIFSSFFGGGSSRRTRSANGPQRGDDSLTRVKISFMDAINGKDITLKVTYDEPCAHCHGTGADSPSDIHTCHTCGGSGYVRSQRQTILGTMETQSPCPTCGGTGKEVTTKCHVCGGSGYSRVKTDLKVKIPAGINNGQQIRIPGKGNRGLNGGTNGDLFIEVVVAEHEFFVRDGSNIHLKVPLSFMEAALGTEIDVPTVYGDVKMKIPAGTQPGTVLRLKGKGVKDLRGSVGDQYVELEVKTPTNLSKKQKDLLEQLKNADSGDESFFERFKKKFKW; encoded by the coding sequence ATGGCTGAAAAGCGTGATTATTATGAGGTGTTAGGCGTAAGTAAGACAGCTTCGGCTGACGAAATTCGCCAAGCCTATCGAAAACTTGCCAAAAAATATCATCCAGATGTTAATAAAGAGGCGGGAGCGGAAGAAAAGTTTAAAGAAGTACAAGAGGCCTATGATGTTTTAAAAGACGATCAAAAACGGGCCGCTTACGATCGTTTTGGTCATGCTGCTTTCGATCAAACCGCAGGTCAAAATCCTTTTAATGGAGGATTCGGCGGCGGATTTAGCGGTGGTTTCCAAGATGTCGATCTCGGAGATATTTTTAGTTCCTTCTTTGGTGGCGGGTCTTCGCGGCGAACTCGCTCAGCCAATGGTCCCCAAAGGGGCGATGACTCTTTAACGCGGGTGAAGATATCTTTTATGGATGCTATCAATGGTAAGGATATTACTTTGAAGGTAACCTACGATGAACCATGCGCGCATTGCCATGGAACGGGAGCCGATAGCCCGAGTGATATCCATACTTGCCATACCTGCGGTGGCAGTGGTTATGTTCGTAGTCAACGTCAGACAATTTTAGGGACGATGGAAACGCAATCCCCCTGCCCGACCTGCGGTGGCACGGGTAAAGAAGTTACCACCAAGTGTCATGTTTGCGGCGGCAGCGGTTATTCCCGTGTTAAGACGGATTTGAAGGTGAAGATTCCGGCCGGAATCAATAACGGTCAACAAATCCGAATTCCGGGTAAGGGTAACCGCGGATTAAACGGCGGGACTAATGGTGATCTTTTCATCGAGGTGGTCGTTGCCGAGCACGAGTTCTTTGTCCGGGATGGAAGCAATATCCATCTTAAAGTACCCCTCAGTTTCATGGAGGCCGCTTTAGGAACGGAAATTGATGTTCCGACTGTCTACGGAGATGTGAAAATGAAGATTCCTGCGGGAACGCAGCCGGGAACTGTTCTGCGCCTGAAGGGCAAAGGGGTCAAGGATCTGCGCGGTTCGGTTGGCGACCAATATGTTGAATTGGAAGTCAAAACTCCGACCAACCTCAGCAAGAAACAGAAAGACCTGTTGGAGCAGTTAAAAAATGCCGATAGCGGAGATGAGAGTTTCTTTGAAAGGTTTAAAAAGAAATTTAAATGGTAA
- a CDS encoding RsmE family RNA methyltransferase, with protein sequence MQRYFVQDIKNNQEIAFTREDEFHILRVMRFKVHQRLEVVFENKLFLGEIINVNPLKAIVREPLFENSENESDVTILFALAKAEKPDLVIQKCTELGIKRVILFASEHSVVKIDASRIENKRNRYMTIAKEASEQCHRLAIPEIIGPMSLKEALSYDRSKHRFVCDTTQAEDGKIWSIKAAQASVEARDSIAVAIGPEGGFSPSEIALFHQMKFASLSLGPRILRSETAAITAAALFSILNY encoded by the coding sequence ATGCAACGATATTTTGTTCAAGACATTAAAAATAATCAGGAAATCGCATTTACACGGGAAGATGAATTTCATATCCTGCGGGTGATGCGCTTTAAAGTTCATCAGAGGTTGGAGGTCGTCTTTGAAAATAAACTTTTTCTTGGCGAAATTATCAATGTCAATCCTTTGAAAGCAATCGTTCGTGAGCCTTTATTTGAAAACAGCGAGAATGAAAGCGATGTTACAATTCTCTTTGCTCTTGCTAAAGCGGAAAAACCGGATTTGGTGATTCAAAAGTGCACCGAATTGGGAATTAAACGAGTCATTCTTTTTGCGAGCGAACATTCGGTGGTTAAAATTGATGCGTCCCGAATTGAAAATAAACGCAATCGATATATGACGATTGCTAAAGAAGCCAGCGAACAATGTCACCGGCTGGCAATTCCGGAAATAATCGGACCGATGTCTTTAAAAGAAGCGTTGAGTTACGATCGTTCCAAACATCGCTTTGTTTGTGATACCACCCAGGCCGAAGACGGGAAAATCTGGTCAATTAAGGCGGCCCAAGCATCCGTCGAAGCCCGAGACTCAATCGCCGTTGCCATTGGTCCCGAAGGGGGCTTTAGTCCCAGCGAAATAGCCTTGTTCCATCAGATGAAATTTGCCAGTCTTTCACTTGGTCCACGCATTCTCCGATCGGAAACGGCGGCAATTACGGCTGCGGCCCTTTTCAGCATTTTGAATTATTGA
- a CDS encoding nucleotide exchange factor GrpE, translated as MKEKQDKNLNPKQDAEAASNPKEEKKPTFEEQVGELEKQIEEWKNKYYLAFADTENLRKQYEKDQREFIKYRAMGFVDKLLPILDNFHMVLGKEVADPVLKNYLTGFQYIYRQMVEVLDSEGVKEIAPKIGDQFDERKMHAVDTEEHDDLPPNQVVHVFTNGYILVDRLVRPAQVRVSKEKVVQPTEQADENKQEKKEEQNLN; from the coding sequence GTGAAAGAGAAGCAAGACAAAAATTTGAATCCAAAGCAAGATGCGGAGGCCGCATCAAATCCGAAAGAAGAGAAAAAGCCGACATTCGAGGAACAAGTCGGGGAGTTGGAAAAGCAAATTGAAGAGTGGAAGAATAAGTACTATTTGGCTTTTGCCGATACCGAGAATCTTCGCAAGCAATATGAAAAAGACCAACGGGAGTTCATTAAGTATCGGGCGATGGGATTTGTCGACAAACTTCTGCCGATACTCGACAATTTCCATATGGTTTTGGGTAAGGAAGTTGCCGATCCGGTTTTAAAGAATTATTTGACGGGCTTCCAATATATCTATCGGCAGATGGTCGAGGTTCTTGATTCGGAAGGAGTTAAGGAGATTGCGCCGAAAATTGGCGATCAATTTGATGAGCGTAAAATGCATGCAGTGGATACGGAAGAGCATGATGATCTCCCGCCCAATCAGGTGGTACACGTCTTTACAAATGGTTACATTTTGGTTGATCGGTTAGTTCGACCGGCTCAAGTTCGAGTTTCAAAAGAGAAGGTCGTTCAACCAACCGAACAAGCAGATGAAAATAAACAAGAAAAGAAAGAAGAGCAAAATCTTAATTAA
- the ybeY gene encoding rRNA maturation RNase YbeY, with product MRIDFNNEYPQELGNYRQVYRRLADKTLKHLNILDHYVLEVDLVDNDRIHEINRDYRAIDRETDVISFAFNDEVEGEVKIKTGDLPMLLGNIIISVDRARSQALEYGHSFHREMKFLFLHGLLHLLGYDHQTKEDEKEMFDLQDEILGKRIIKND from the coding sequence ATGAGAATTGATTTTAATAACGAATATCCGCAAGAACTTGGAAACTATCGGCAAGTGTATCGTCGCTTGGCAGATAAAACGTTAAAACACTTGAACATACTTGACCATTACGTTCTTGAGGTGGACTTAGTTGACAATGACCGTATCCATGAGATAAATCGCGATTACCGAGCAATAGATCGTGAAACCGATGTCATTTCATTTGCCTTTAATGATGAAGTGGAAGGGGAAGTGAAAATAAAAACCGGCGATTTACCCATGCTGTTAGGTAATATTATTATCTCGGTGGATCGAGCTCGATCCCAAGCCCTTGAATATGGACATTCATTCCATCGAGAGATGAAATTTCTTTTTCTTCATGGCTTACTTCATTTGCTTGGCTACGATCATCAAACAAAGGAAGATGAAAAAGAAATGTTTGACTTGCAAGATGAAATACTTGGAAAGAGGATTATAAAAAATGATTGA
- the era gene encoding GTPase Era yields MKSGFISIVGRPNVGKSTIINAIIGTKVAITTSKPQTTRNIIRGILTTPEAQLIFIDTPGIHKPYLQIGNEMNKMAYHSLREAEATILVVDAGQSFGPGDQFLIDNLTIRSPLFIVFNKIDLATFASMEKLKSIYKDKYPTAHQIEVSAIRNVNLDVVVSEIIKILPEGPQYFPSNMTSNRGDDFLISEVIRERIMLLTRQEIPHSVAVSLVKKELIDDDKMDVAADIIVEKDSQKGILIGKGGRLIRQIRLDATKQLEHLLHKTIRMELFVRVKENWRDDLKSLKSLGINDEE; encoded by the coding sequence ATGAAAAGCGGATTCATTAGCATCGTTGGCCGGCCTAATGTTGGTAAATCGACAATTATCAACGCCATCATCGGAACCAAAGTGGCAATTACCACTTCTAAGCCTCAGACAACGCGAAATATTATTCGCGGTATTTTAACTACCCCGGAAGCACAGTTAATATTTATCGATACTCCAGGAATACATAAGCCTTATTTGCAAATTGGAAATGAGATGAATAAGATGGCTTATCATTCATTACGCGAAGCTGAGGCTACAATCTTGGTTGTTGATGCCGGACAAAGTTTTGGACCGGGAGACCAATTTTTGATTGATAACTTAACTATTCGTTCCCCCTTATTCATCGTTTTTAACAAGATTGATCTTGCAACTTTTGCCAGTATGGAAAAACTCAAGTCCATCTATAAAGATAAATATCCTACGGCTCACCAAATTGAGGTAAGTGCGATTCGGAATGTCAATTTGGATGTTGTCGTATCAGAAATAATCAAAATTCTCCCCGAAGGGCCCCAATATTTTCCATCTAATATGACTTCGAATCGCGGCGATGATTTTTTGATTTCAGAAGTCATTCGCGAACGCATCATGCTACTTACTCGTCAGGAAATTCCTCATAGCGTGGCGGTAAGCCTCGTAAAAAAAGAACTTATCGATGACGATAAAATGGATGTTGCCGCGGATATAATTGTTGAAAAAGACTCTCAAAAAGGGATCTTAATTGGCAAAGGGGGACGACTTATTCGCCAAATACGGCTTGATGCCACCAAGCAATTGGAGCATTTACTTCATAAAACGATTCGAATGGAATTGTTCGTCCGGGTTAAGGAAAATTGGCGCGACGATTTAAAGTCCCTTAAATCTTTAGGTATCAATGACGAGGAGTAA
- the rpsU gene encoding 30S ribosomal protein S21 — MPKTIVRDNESLDEALRRFKRQVNKAGTLTEARKREFYLKPGLKRKLKSEQARRKGRR; from the coding sequence ATGCCAAAAACAATCGTACGTGACAACGAATCGCTTGATGAAGCTCTTCGTCGGTTCAAGCGCCAAGTCAACAAGGCGGGAACTTTAACGGAAGCGCGTAAGCGTGAGTTTTATTTAAAGCCGGGTCTTAAGCGTAAACTTAAGTCCGAGCAAGCTCGTCGCAAGGGACGTCGTTAA
- a CDS encoding cysteine peptidase family C39 domain-containing protein, whose translation MFYRKQTHKNSCGYDAAAILLANLMRSEDYIHDNVPLGPASFLDILTFLKAKGVTARAMRVSSARQLTSAFWYIAHQPDGNGHFVVIKVRFNKRQFVILDPALGIYALNQTQLMTAIDGNIIAVEIYKKVKNGKDALPPKKHFLALMGMLFFQLSTVTALVIALYLINDGNDYLISIGLLILAMLFYLYEKIYRIHNLFANAKKDKYTQFAKCIRNSTRKSEFLLQIITKVLMVIFSLGLILYNNLFLGLISLAFLSVVAVAAAIYYPSGKTILDIKKLENQMEKNNKVSSSQLKQLQKKAELLTFKKSVSILAKELIPLLIVILMLIVENKARLNYAIFYFFLVRFSFQELWQLIYFLKNNNSINLTL comes from the coding sequence ATGTTTTACCGTAAACAGACACATAAAAACAGCTGCGGATATGACGCGGCTGCAATCCTGCTGGCAAATTTAATGCGCAGTGAAGATTATATACATGACAATGTGCCGTTAGGACCGGCCAGTTTTCTAGATATTTTAACTTTTTTAAAGGCTAAGGGGGTGACAGCCAGAGCCATGAGGGTTTCTTCGGCGCGGCAGTTAACCTCTGCCTTTTGGTACATTGCGCATCAGCCTGATGGAAATGGACATTTTGTCGTCATAAAAGTGCGCTTTAATAAACGCCAATTCGTAATCTTAGACCCCGCATTGGGAATCTATGCACTAAATCAGACACAGCTGATGACGGCAATTGACGGAAATATTATTGCTGTAGAAATTTATAAAAAAGTTAAGAATGGCAAAGATGCCCTTCCGCCAAAAAAACATTTTCTGGCATTGATGGGGATGCTTTTCTTTCAATTAAGCACCGTGACGGCATTAGTAATAGCTTTGTACCTAATAAATGATGGAAACGACTATTTGATATCCATAGGGTTATTGATATTAGCGATGCTATTTTACCTTTATGAAAAAATATATCGTATTCATAATTTATTTGCCAATGCAAAAAAAGATAAATATACGCAATTTGCTAAATGCATAAGAAACTCTACGCGAAAAAGCGAATTTTTGCTTCAAATCATTACCAAGGTGTTAATGGTCATCTTTTCCTTAGGACTGATATTGTACAATAATTTATTTCTAGGCCTTATTTCGCTTGCTTTTTTGTCTGTAGTGGCCGTCGCGGCCGCTATTTATTATCCGTCGGGGAAAACGATTTTGGATATTAAAAAACTGGAGAATCAAATGGAGAAAAATAATAAAGTAAGTTCGTCTCAACTCAAGCAATTGCAGAAAAAAGCCGAACTGTTAACTTTTAAGAAAAGTGTTTCGATCCTTGCAAAAGAACTCATTCCATTGCTCATTGTTATCCTTATGCTTATCGTCGAAAATAAAGCCCGTTTAAATTATGCCATTTTTTATTTTTTTCTCGTTCGATTTTCTTTTCAGGAGTTATGGCAGCTGATTTATTTTCTTAAGAATAACAATTCAATAAATTTAACTCTTTAA
- the cdd gene encoding cytidine deaminase: protein MDEKQAVALALEARKKSYSPYSKFAVGAVIVTNDGRVFEGANIENAAYGLSMCAERNAIFNAYMHGCHKEDLALLSVIADTGEPVSPCGSCRQVISELYPADKPIILANLKGEVRTTNAKELLPFAFDDQDL from the coding sequence ATTGATGAAAAACAAGCTGTGGCTTTAGCGCTTGAAGCGCGAAAAAAGAGTTACTCTCCTTATTCAAAATTTGCGGTCGGAGCCGTTATCGTTACTAACGACGGACGGGTATTCGAAGGAGCAAATATTGAGAATGCGGCCTATGGTCTTTCGATGTGCGCGGAGAGAAATGCTATTTTTAATGCCTATATGCACGGATGTCATAAAGAAGACTTAGCTCTATTATCAGTAATTGCTGATACGGGCGAACCGGTTTCTCCCTGCGGATCGTGCCGACAGGTTATTTCGGAACTTTATCCGGCGGATAAACCGATTATCCTCGCTAATTTAAAAGGGGAAGTAAGAACGACCAATGCCAAAGAACTATTGCCATTTGCTTTTGATGATCAGGATTTATAG
- the mtaB gene encoding tRNA (N(6)-L-threonylcarbamoyladenosine(37)-C(2))-methylthiotransferase MtaB, which produces MTYKTFTLGCKVNAYESDAVASLLNTRGYHEANETESVDVIIINTCSVTSTSDQKSRQHIRKFHKLYPTAIIVVMGCYAQVDPESVRSLPGVAIVVGASDRHRIPDLIEQYKQHSQVISTVAKNERDFDYEDFGVTSFTHNSRAYLKIQDGCDNFCSYCIIPYSRGKLRSRPVASIITEIKDLVGHGYKEIILTGIHTGGYGKDLNGFTFSNLVETILHDVPDLFRLRISSIEENEVTPDLLSIMAKSSVMARHLHLPLQSGSSGVLKRMNRKYDTASFLSKVKMIRDYLPDIALSTDVIVGFPGETEEEFAETYNFIKQANFMRLHVFPFSPRSGTSAARMKNQVAPEVKKERVNQLIALSEALEADYEKKFVGKSVEVIFEEYDDTHHLAIGHTSNYLVAQYPSPIALHGQIKDIIFQNYTHDINKK; this is translated from the coding sequence ATGACATATAAAACATTTACGCTCGGCTGCAAGGTAAACGCCTACGAGAGCGACGCCGTGGCTTCGCTTTTAAATACCCGTGGGTATCATGAGGCGAACGAAACAGAATCGGTAGACGTAATCATAATCAACACCTGTTCAGTGACGTCCACCAGCGATCAGAAATCGCGTCAGCATATTCGCAAATTTCATAAATTATACCCGACGGCGATTATCGTCGTTATGGGTTGCTATGCCCAAGTTGATCCCGAAAGTGTCCGTTCCCTTCCCGGTGTGGCCATTGTTGTCGGGGCGAGTGATCGCCATCGGATCCCCGATTTGATCGAGCAGTACAAACAGCATTCGCAAGTTATCAGTACCGTTGCCAAAAACGAGCGTGACTTTGATTATGAGGACTTTGGAGTGACAAGTTTTACCCATAATTCGCGGGCTTACTTAAAAATTCAAGATGGTTGCGATAATTTTTGCAGTTACTGCATTATTCCATATTCGCGCGGAAAATTGCGGTCACGGCCGGTGGCATCAATTATCACCGAGATTAAGGATCTGGTAGGTCATGGTTATAAGGAGATTATTTTGACGGGAATTCATACGGGAGGCTACGGAAAAGATTTAAACGGATTTACCTTTTCCAATTTGGTGGAAACGATACTTCATGATGTCCCTGACTTATTTCGCCTTCGTATTTCCTCAATTGAAGAAAATGAAGTGACTCCGGATTTACTAAGTATTATGGCGAAGTCATCGGTGATGGCCCGTCATCTACATTTACCACTGCAAAGTGGTAGCAGCGGTGTCTTAAAGCGCATGAATCGAAAATATGATACCGCGTCCTTTTTGTCCAAAGTAAAGATGATTCGCGATTACCTACCGGACATTGCACTTTCGACTGATGTCATAGTGGGCTTTCCTGGGGAGACGGAAGAGGAATTTGCCGAGACATATAATTTTATAAAGCAGGCAAATTTTATGCGCCTTCATGTTTTTCCTTTTTCACCTCGGAGTGGAACGAGTGCGGCGCGAATGAAGAATCAAGTCGCACCGGAAGTAAAAAAAGAAAGAGTAAATCAGCTTATTGCGCTCTCGGAAGCATTAGAAGCGGATTATGAAAAAAAGTTCGTCGGAAAAAGCGTTGAAGTTATCTTTGAGGAGTACGATGATACTCATCATTTAGCTATCGGCCATACATCCAATTACCTGGTCGCTCAATATCCTTCACCGATCGCTCTTCATGGTCAAATAAAGGATATCATCTTCCAAAATTATACACATGACATAAATAAAAAATAA
- the dnaK gene encoding molecular chaperone DnaK produces the protein MAKEIILGIDLGTTNSVVSYMQADGSVKVIPNPEGHNTTPSVVAFKSNGEEIVGDAAKRQAITNPDTVMSIKRKMGTNEKVRVSCLNKDFTPQEISAKVLAYMKKYAEENLGQKVSKAVITVPAYFNDAQRQATKDAGQIAGLDVVRIINEPTAASLAYGLENKKEEKILVFDLGGGTFDVSILEIGDGTFEVIATSGDNRLGGDDWDKVVADWIHDQIRSQYGVDLNDKMAIQRFRDAAEKAKIELSAQLSTTISLPFIGMGKDGPISFETTLTRAKFQEMTKDLLRRTEEPVRRALADAKMSASDLDEVLLIGGSIRMPAVQELVKQLTGKNPNLSINPDEAVSIGASVQGGIVSGDVKDVVLLDVTPLTLGIETMGEVMTPLIQRNTTIPTTKSQIFSTAADNQPSVDIMVYQGERPMARDNKLLGHFRLDGIKPARRGQPRIEVTFSIDVNGIVKVTAKDLDTAKEQQITITGSSGLSKDEIDRMVKEAEANKDADEKRKEEVELKNKAESFINSIDEGLKEKGASMDAKQKEETEKLRDELKKALDANDMDTLRSKINELEKAAEMMAQMQADQGGKPEENASGGKDNSDSKGDDVVDADFTEDKKK, from the coding sequence ATGGCAAAGGAAATTATTTTAGGTATTGACTTAGGAACAACCAATTCCGTCGTTAGTTATATGCAAGCCGACGGTTCAGTAAAAGTTATTCCCAACCCCGAGGGACACAACACGACTCCATCGGTGGTTGCTTTTAAGAGCAATGGCGAGGAAATTGTCGGGGATGCGGCTAAACGGCAGGCCATTACTAATCCGGACACGGTTATGAGTATTAAGCGGAAGATGGGAACCAATGAAAAAGTCCGCGTCAGCTGCTTAAATAAAGACTTCACCCCGCAGGAAATTTCGGCTAAAGTTTTAGCCTATATGAAAAAGTACGCCGAGGAAAATCTTGGTCAGAAAGTTTCAAAAGCAGTTATTACCGTTCCGGCATATTTTAACGATGCCCAACGGCAGGCCACCAAAGACGCCGGTCAAATTGCCGGGCTTGATGTCGTTCGGATTATCAACGAACCGACAGCTGCCAGTTTGGCCTATGGATTAGAAAATAAAAAAGAAGAAAAAATTCTGGTTTTTGACTTAGGTGGAGGCACGTTTGATGTTTCTATCTTGGAGATTGGCGATGGTACATTTGAAGTTATTGCTACTTCAGGCGACAACCGTTTAGGCGGCGATGACTGGGATAAAGTGGTGGCGGATTGGATTCATGATCAGATTCGTTCACAATATGGCGTTGATCTTAACGATAAGATGGCTATCCAACGTTTCCGGGACGCGGCCGAAAAAGCAAAAATTGAATTAAGCGCGCAATTATCAACGACGATTTCTCTCCCCTTTATCGGGATGGGAAAAGACGGACCAATCAGTTTTGAAACAACGCTGACGAGAGCAAAATTCCAGGAGATGACGAAGGATTTACTCCGGCGGACGGAAGAGCCGGTTCGTAGAGCCCTGGCCGACGCCAAAATGAGCGCCAGCGATCTTGATGAAGTCCTCTTAATCGGCGGTTCCATTCGGATGCCGGCAGTTCAAGAACTTGTCAAACAATTAACGGGCAAGAATCCTAACCTCTCAATTAATCCGGATGAAGCTGTTTCAATTGGCGCCTCAGTACAAGGCGGTATTGTCAGTGGCGATGTCAAGGACGTAGTCCTTCTCGACGTTACGCCATTGACCTTAGGTATCGAGACGATGGGTGAAGTTATGACTCCGCTCATCCAGCGGAATACAACCATTCCGACAACGAAGAGCCAAATCTTCTCCACGGCGGCCGATAATCAACCCAGTGTTGATATTATGGTCTACCAGGGCGAAAGACCGATGGCTCGGGACAATAAACTTCTAGGTCATTTCCGGCTGGATGGAATTAAACCGGCTCGCCGTGGTCAACCCCGTATTGAAGTTACTTTCTCCATTGATGTCAATGGTATTGTTAAGGTGACGGCAAAGGATCTTGATACGGCTAAGGAACAACAAATCACTATTACCGGATCATCCGGTTTGAGCAAGGATGAGATTGATCGGATGGTGAAGGAAGCCGAAGCAAACAAGGATGCCGATGAAAAGCGGAAAGAAGAAGTCGAACTCAAGAACAAAGCCGAAAGTTTCATCAACTCGATTGATGAAGGGCTTAAAGAAAAAGGCGCTTCGATGGATGCTAAGCAAAAAGAAGAAACGGAAAAGCTCCGCGATGAATTGAAGAAGGCACTTGATGCTAACGATATGGATACATTGCGCAGCAAGATTAACGAATTGGAAAAGGCAGCCGAAATGATGGCGCAAATGCAAGCCGATCAAGGCGGTAAGCCGGAAGAAAACGCCTCGGGCGGTAAAGATAATTCTGATAGTAAGGGCGATGATGTCGTCGATGCCGACTTTACTGAAGACAAGAAAAAGTAA